A section of the Bombus fervidus isolate BK054 chromosome 9, iyBomFerv1, whole genome shotgun sequence genome encodes:
- the LOC139990665 gene encoding TNF receptor-associated factor 6 has translation MSSMVLLFLYLNTLHLTRCDASDANDLQLSVTDTNLTSDEGVTETQHASCKIATEELVASARTSVTRILTGVCNTKMIDEKLRALEKGLIKELEEIKALLNTVLERKKEVPKLAKLYDDYHEGKGDTLSPRQSEIDNFNNTIQRTSLLNGPANLFFYYWQIKHFDEKLTNWKTARCLRSSTFYVGHNGYAMFIKVRPRYFPDGTVFISVGLTRGRHDSILKWPFPHKIRLEILDHSSEQSRQDRRSRIWDPSTLCSEYFWGRPKLTGEPDNAECVGLSVPRQIFFVKLPVSIDRPSRSTKYLWNGSITIKLTVYL, from the exons ATGTCATCGATGGTTTTGCTGTTCTTGTATCTGAATACGCTCCACTTAACTCGCTGTGATGCAAGCGATGCAAACGACTTGCAACTAT cTGTTACAGACACGAATTTAACGAGTGACGAAGGTGTCACGGAAACGCAACATGCAAGTTGTAAAATCGCTACAGAAGAATTGGTTGCAAGCGCACGTACCAGTGTCACGAGAATACTTACTGGAGTTTGTAATACTA AAATGATCGATGAAAAGTTGCGAGCTTTAGAAAAAGGTCTGATCAAAGAACTGGAAGAAATCAAAGCATTGCTAAACACTGTTTTggagaggaaaaaggaagtACCAAAACTGGCCAAATTATACGACGATTATCACGAAGGCAAAGGCGATACACTCTCTCCAAGACAGTCTGAAATCGATAACTTTAACAACACGATCCAAAGAACTTCATTATTAAATG GACCCGCGAACCTCTTCTTTTACTACTGGcagataaaacattttgacgaGAAGCTTACCAATTGGAAAACCGCTCGTTGCCTACGCAGTTCGACATTTTACGTGGGCCACAATGGGTATGCCATGTTCATCAAAGTAAGACCGCGATATTTTCCGGACGGTACAGTTTTCATAAGCGTCGGATTGACCCGTGGTCGTCATGATTCTATTCTGAAGTGGCCATTTCCCCATAAGATTCGCCTCGAG ATTTTGGATCATTCATCGGAGCAATCGCGACAAGATCGAAGATCACGGATTTGGGATCCGTCCACACTTTGCTCGGAATATTTTTGGGGCCGTCCAAAATTAACTGGAGAACCAGATAATGCAGAATGCGTTGGACTGAGCGTCCCACGACAGATCTTTTTTGTCAAGTTGCccgtttcgatcgatcgtccgTCGAGGAGCACTAAATATCTTTGGAATGGAAGTATCACGATCAAGCTGACTGtttatctttaa
- the Rpi gene encoding ribose-5-phosphate isomerase: MGPLESAKKIAAYKAVDEYVKNNSVIGIGSGSTIIYAVHRIVERVKEENLNIVCVPTSFQARQLILNNHLRLGDLESYPQLDCAIDGADEVDSDMNIIKGGGGCLLQEKIVASCASQFIIIADYTKNSQKLGENYKKGIPIEVVPMAYTVIQKRIEDNYGGFVKVRMALAKAGPVITDNGNFILDWHFPQHLSNWNKINIDISMMPGVVETGLFIKMAEKVFFGMPDGSVKEQF; this comes from the exons ATGGGACCGTTGGAGAGTGCTAAGAAAATTGCTGCCTACAAAGCAGTTGATGAATATGTGAag AATAATAGCGTTATTGGAATTGGTAGTGGATCTACCATAATATATGCTGTTCACAGGATTG TTGAACGTGTAAAGGAAGAAAATCTTAATATTGTTTGTGTTCCAACTTCGTTCCAAGCTCGTCAGCTAATATTGAATAACCACCTTCGCCTAGGTGATTTGGAGAGTTATCCTCAA TTGGATTGTGCAATTGACGGGGCGGATGAAGTTGACTCTGATATGAATATCATCAAAGGTGGAGGAGGTTgtttacttcaagaaaaaattGTTGCATCCTGTGCTagtcaatttattataatagccGATTATAC gaaaaattctcaaaaacTTGGTGAAAACTATAAGAAAGGTATTCCTATCGAAGTAGTTCCAATGGCATACACTGTCATTcaaaaaagaatagaagatAATTATGGAGGATTTGTAAAAGTTAGAATGGCTTTGGCTAAagct GGTCCAGTTATAACAGACAATGGTAATTTCATTCTCGATTGGCATTTCCCACAACATCTAAGtaattggaataaaattaacataGATATCTCGATGATGCCTGGAGTTGTGGAAACAGggctttttataaaaatggcGGAAAAAGTGTTCTTTGGAATGCCTGATGGTAGTGTTAAAGAACAGTTTTGA
- the LOC139990654 gene encoding nucleoporin Nup43-like — protein MSENVQGTFVSEKISKIRWKHEDFEDATNFITGSWDDPVNKVTHWTFQMNDDGESYPAVVSSYAILGDVTEIKFISKAFFVVSTSIGTVRLLQIHENPYSQFKEHMSWEFIHKFDNTSDYASCTGLSTFEQDIVSVGEDGRINLLTAGQKQPIRSINDADSCSIYCIDFLRHNEILTGNLRGHMKVWDLRNDQDLPATTFMLSDQSKTEATSIAHHPTQRHIVVAGGGDGSLTVWDLRHNTYPMSQLNAHAKAVSEILFHPDRPENLFTCSTSGELWHWNNAQHSKLSLDPTNTHWLNTIGTNGKVNVTSLCSAMHKPINSIDIDRSTLLFGCDNEAMYIVRNIAV, from the exons ATGAGCGAAAATGTACAAGGAACATTTGTATCggagaaaatttctaaaatcagATGGAAACACGAAGATTTTGAAGATGCTACTAATTTTATAACCGGTAGTTGGGATGATCCG GTAAATAAAGTAACACATTGGACATTTCAAATGAATGATGATGGTGAATCCTATCCGGCAGTCGTATCATCTTATGCGATTCTCGGAGACGTAACTGAAATAAAG ttTATTTCAAAAGCTTTCTTCGTGGTGTCAACATCTATAGGTACTGTTAGGTTGTTACAGATTCATGAAAATCCATACTCTCAATTTAAAGAGCACATGTCATGGGAATTTATACACAAATTTGa taatACAAGCGATTATGCATCTTGTACTGGACTTTCTACGTTTGAACAGGACATAGTTTCAGTGGGTGAAGATGGAAGAATTAATCTTTTAACAGCTGGACAGAAACAGCCAATTAGATCTATTA ATGATGCGGATAGTTGCtctatatattgtattgattTCTTAAGACATAATGAGATACTTACAGGAAATTTAAGGGGACATATGAAAGTGTGGGATTTAAGAAATGATCAAGATCTTCCTGCTACAACGTTCATGCTTTCTGATCAATCGAAA ACAGAAGCTACGAGTATTGCTCATCATCCTACTCAAAGACATATTGTCGTGGCTGGTGGTGGAGATGGCAGCTTAACAGTTTGGGACTTGAGACATAATACGTACCCAATGTCTCAACTCAATGCCCATGCTAAGGCTGTTAGCGAAATACTTTTTCACCCTGATAGACCAGAAAATCTATTTACGTGTTCAACAAGCGGTGAATTATGGCATTGGAATAATGCTCAGCATTCGAAACTAAGTTTAG ACCCTACAAATACACATTGGTTAAACACGATTGGTACAAACGGTAAAGTTAATGTAACATCGCTTTGTAGTGCTATGCATAAGCCAATAAACAGTATTGACATCGATAGATCAACATTACTTTTTGGATGTGATAATGAAGCAATGTATATTGTTAGGAATATAGCTGTTTAA
- the LOC139990674 gene encoding uncharacterized protein has protein sequence MKAINHVCCIFIFVCLVNLTHSENPQDKIEQQLLDVFSTDESLKMKRPFCNAFTGCGRKRNFHENSMESQGMEANGSIRLPISVYKALLRAATQNTRNTIQRNTNDYQLSGIPQVYLSGRMPLHKRFDISSTSLN, from the exons ATGAAG GCAATCAACCACGTTTGCTGTATTTTCATATTCGTATGCTTAGTGAACCTGACACATTCTGAGAACCCGCAGGATAAG ATCGAGCAACAATTGTTAGACGTCTTCTCAACAGACGAATCGCTGAAGATGAAGAGACCTTTCTGCAATGCGTTCACCG GATGCGGAAGGAAGaggaattttcatgaaaattcaatGGAATCTCAGGGCATGGAAGCAAATGGCAGCATCCGACTTCCGATTTCCGTTTACAAGGCATTGCTGAGGGCAGCAACTCAAAATACTCGAAATACGATTCAACGTAATACAAATGATTATCAATTATCAGGAATCCCACAGGTTTATTTATCCGGTAGAATGCCTCTTCACAAGAGGTTCGATATTTCATCAACATCCCTGAATTAA